In one window of Ruminococcus hominis DNA:
- a CDS encoding LysR family transcriptional regulator encodes MDKWKEGAEEMNSFQLKTFCSVARTLSFTASAAELMISQPAVSRQIANLEEEIGAKLFIREHNTLTLTAAGMQLYEELPGKLEELDALFFSVHLLGIGKKRKLKLGVLRNQILGAKLIDVLRSMRDENYYVTIQEYDFETLEGAVRNQDIDVAVSIKWVPTAFQGCACVEIRKEALCLAVNRDYAPQIPEILTRESLEPFSKLRPVMIPKTSSFPRSQLGAVAERMSHFWNGVMEENVDSIVPMVQTGIGSALVNEQHVLSREDSVEMIPLEFLDAVPVGLFWLDGRQNESIEDFVGRMKA; translated from the coding sequence TTGGATAAGTGGAAAGAAGGTGCAGAAGAGATGAATTCTTTTCAATTGAAAACATTTTGTTCTGTTGCGCGAACATTAAGTTTTACGGCATCGGCAGCGGAGCTAATGATCAGCCAGCCTGCAGTCAGCAGACAGATTGCAAATCTTGAAGAGGAGATTGGGGCAAAACTTTTTATAAGAGAGCATAATACATTGACGCTGACGGCAGCAGGAATGCAATTATATGAGGAACTTCCGGGTAAATTAGAAGAACTGGATGCACTATTTTTTTCTGTACATTTATTGGGAATCGGAAAAAAACGAAAATTAAAATTAGGGGTATTGCGAAATCAAATATTGGGTGCGAAATTGATCGATGTACTCAGAAGCATGCGCGATGAAAATTATTATGTAACAATACAGGAATATGACTTTGAAACATTAGAGGGGGCAGTGCGAAATCAGGATATAGACGTAGCTGTTTCCATAAAATGGGTCCCAACCGCATTTCAAGGATGTGCGTGTGTGGAAATTCGCAAAGAGGCATTATGTCTTGCGGTGAATAGAGATTATGCACCGCAGATTCCGGAAATACTTACGCGAGAATCATTAGAACCATTTTCAAAATTAAGACCTGTTATGATTCCAAAGACGAGTTCATTTCCAAGGAGTCAATTGGGAGCAGTAGCGGAAAGAATGTCTCACTTTTGGAATGGTGTGATGGAGGAAAATGTAGATTCGATCGTACCGATGGTACAGACAGGAATCGGTTCGGCATTGGTAAATGAACAACATGTGTTGAGCAGAGAAGATTCGGTAGAAATGATTCCACTTGAGTTTTTGGATGCAGTACCGGTTGGATTATTCTGGCTGGACGGAAGACAGAATGAGTCGATTGAGGATTTTGTGGGACGGATGAAAGCATAA
- a CDS encoding MFS transporter has translation MRETEKKYLKWYQKIAYGAGDLASNTSYGLVSSFVLLYLSDTMGLNTGIIGTLMLVSKFLDGISDVIFGNLIDRTKSKLGKARPWMLYAQIGVSLCLVLLFSIPGGLGTTAQYAYFFAFYTALNAIFYTANGIAYSALSALITRNKNERVQLGSIRFMFAVATNIVMGFAVTNGVEAFGGGAAGWRMVAIICGTIGLVVNTISCLCVKELPEDENIVVEAESKTQDDKISFGESLKLLFSNKYYILIVAIYIVYYFMSNLTTGSAVYFMKQVLGDGSLLGLFSMMKMFPVIIALIFTPILVKKTGSMQKVNFWGYVISDILGIFLIFFAMQKNLPMMLLFMFLKGTFAGTMSGTLNALIAEISGYTYRTKGVHIDGMMFSCSSLGVKVGGGIGTAAVGWLLNASGYVGTAATQTSGAINMIFSMYITIPVILGVVITVLLGLMTVEKENKRIDMKREANN, from the coding sequence ATGCGTGAAACAGAAAAGAAATACTTGAAATGGTATCAGAAAATAGCCTATGGAGCAGGCGATTTAGCTTCGAACACAAGTTATGGATTAGTATCCAGTTTTGTGCTTTTGTATCTGTCAGATACAATGGGATTAAATACAGGAATCATCGGAACATTGATGTTAGTGTCTAAATTCTTAGATGGAATTTCAGATGTTATATTTGGTAATTTAATCGACCGTACGAAATCGAAACTAGGAAAAGCAAGACCGTGGATGTTATACGCTCAAATCGGTGTATCATTATGTCTGGTATTGCTGTTCTCTATTCCGGGTGGGCTTGGAACAACAGCACAATATGCCTATTTCTTTGCTTTTTATACAGCATTGAATGCTATATTCTATACAGCAAATGGAATTGCATATTCAGCATTATCAGCACTCATCACTAGAAATAAGAATGAGCGTGTTCAGCTCGGGTCCATTCGTTTTATGTTTGCTGTTGCAACAAATATTGTAATGGGATTTGCAGTAACAAATGGAGTAGAGGCATTTGGTGGTGGAGCTGCCGGATGGAGAATGGTTGCGATTATTTGTGGAACAATCGGTCTTGTAGTAAATACCATTAGTTGTCTTTGTGTAAAAGAATTACCAGAGGATGAAAATATTGTAGTTGAAGCAGAGTCAAAGACACAAGATGATAAGATTAGTTTTGGAGAATCTTTAAAACTTCTTTTTAGCAATAAATATTATATTTTAATAGTAGCCATTTATATTGTATATTATTTTATGAGTAACCTGACAACGGGTTCAGCTGTTTACTTTATGAAACAAGTACTTGGTGATGGCTCATTACTTGGTTTATTCTCAATGATGAAGATGTTCCCAGTTATTATTGCATTGATTTTTACACCGATATTAGTAAAGAAGACCGGAAGTATGCAGAAAGTTAACTTCTGGGGATATGTCATTAGTGATATTTTAGGTATTTTCTTAATCTTTTTTGCAATGCAGAAGAATTTGCCAATGATGCTTCTGTTTATGTTCTTAAAAGGAACTTTTGCAGGAACAATGTCAGGTACATTAAATGCATTGATTGCAGAAATCAGTGGATACACATATCGTACAAAAGGTGTACATATTGATGGTATGATGTTTAGCTGCTCATCACTTGGAGTAAAAGTAGGTGGTGGTATCGGAACAGCAGCAGTGGGCTGGCTGTTAAATGCTTCCGGCTATGTTGGAACAGCAGCAACTCAGACGAGTGGGGCAATTAATATGATATTTAGCATGTATATTACAATTCCTGTAATCCTTGGAGTTGTAATCACTGTTCTTTTAGGACTTATGACAGTAGAAAAAGAAAATAAGAGAATCGATATGAAAAGAGAAGCGAATAATTAA
- a CDS encoding glycoside hydrolase family 2 protein has translation MQCQKFNDCWTFEKVGQDDRLKAFYGDDNKIIVTLPYDAMIREKRDKECPAGAQSGFYPGGVYTYEKSFLAPEEWKNQDVVLEFEGIYGTARVWINGALASVNRNGYMGFSVDLKPWICYGQENLIKIDVDNSNQPNSRWYTGSGIYRDVNLWTGKGVYIPHDEMKITTLSVNDDVAVVEVCAKLKNTKECGMEAKCQFELIFAGKTVVTEKQNIVFYSERTETIRVQLPVKCPKKWSTDHPNLYQCCVKTYIGDEMCDEYTVDFGIRTLALDPVNGFQINGETVNLRGTCIHHDNGVIGAETFPEAEWYRCKRLKEAGFNAIRSSHHPMSRAMLDACDHLGMLVMDELTDMWNRGKNTYDFSDIFKEEASKWIHHMVDKDYNHPSVVIYSVGNEIQEAGTKQGSWINRSLCNRFHELDATRFTTNALNGLNCAGKRLKVIMKEVIEKFGMDTQGNGSGGGSNALNSFMSLMSGEKGEFFAKHPLVTEALEECAQSCDITGLNYLSGRYELEHELHPGKTVLGTETYPADIENLWEKVTKYPHVIGDFTWTGYDYIGEAGVGIFHYDGKENFTSIYPERLGYIGDIDLIGNRRPISYFREIVYGLTNQPYIAVERMEHRGQTASKTAWMFKDNISSWTWKGYEGEKASVDVYSSGDEVELFLNGKSLGRKPAGKKFHYTATYEVTYESGTLKAIAYESGKEIGKYELVTADSVKRLKACRVTENERDVAYVKVWLEDEHGICNPQETQRRIIHAKVTGNGVLEGFGTANPSSEEDYFSDTVTTFEGSALAVVRWKDLNSKEPAVLRLWTDDEIEVCVNI, from the coding sequence ATGCAGTGTCAGAAATTTAATGATTGCTGGACATTTGAAAAAGTAGGTCAGGATGATAGATTAAAGGCTTTTTATGGTGATGACAATAAAATAATTGTTACACTCCCATATGATGCTATGATTCGGGAAAAAAGGGATAAAGAGTGTCCGGCAGGTGCCCAGAGCGGCTTTTATCCTGGGGGAGTTTATACTTATGAAAAATCATTTTTAGCACCAGAAGAATGGAAAAACCAGGATGTAGTGTTAGAGTTTGAAGGAATTTACGGAACAGCAAGAGTCTGGATAAATGGGGCTCTTGCATCTGTAAACAGAAATGGATATATGGGTTTTTCTGTAGACTTAAAGCCATGGATTTGTTATGGACAGGAAAATTTGATAAAAATTGATGTAGATAACAGTAACCAGCCAAATAGCAGATGGTATACGGGTTCTGGAATTTATCGTGATGTGAATTTATGGACAGGGAAAGGTGTCTATATTCCACATGATGAGATGAAAATAACTACGTTATCTGTAAATGATGATGTAGCAGTTGTGGAAGTTTGTGCCAAATTAAAGAATACGAAAGAATGTGGCATGGAAGCAAAATGTCAATTTGAACTGATATTTGCAGGAAAAACAGTTGTAACAGAAAAACAGAATATTGTATTTTATTCTGAAAGAACAGAAACTATAAGAGTACAGCTTCCTGTAAAATGTCCGAAAAAATGGAGTACAGATCATCCGAATTTATATCAGTGCTGTGTCAAAACATATATAGGAGACGAAATGTGTGATGAATATACAGTGGATTTCGGCATTAGGACGCTTGCACTTGATCCGGTAAATGGGTTTCAGATTAATGGGGAAACAGTGAATTTAAGAGGAACCTGCATTCATCATGATAATGGGGTGATAGGAGCAGAGACATTCCCAGAAGCGGAATGGTACCGGTGTAAAAGACTAAAAGAGGCAGGGTTCAATGCGATAAGAAGTTCGCATCATCCTATGAGCAGAGCAATGCTCGATGCTTGCGATCATTTAGGAATGCTTGTGATGGATGAGTTGACCGATATGTGGAATCGAGGTAAAAACACCTATGATTTTTCGGATATTTTTAAAGAGGAAGCATCAAAATGGATTCACCACATGGTAGACAAGGATTATAATCATCCATCGGTAGTTATCTATTCTGTAGGAAATGAGATACAAGAAGCAGGAACAAAACAGGGATCATGGATTAATCGTTCTTTGTGCAATAGATTTCATGAACTAGATGCCACAAGATTTACTACAAATGCTTTAAATGGATTGAATTGTGCTGGAAAACGACTCAAAGTTATTATGAAGGAAGTTATTGAAAAGTTTGGAATGGATACACAAGGCAACGGAAGTGGTGGGGGAAGTAATGCTCTCAATAGTTTTATGAGTCTTATGTCTGGAGAAAAGGGCGAGTTTTTTGCAAAGCATCCACTTGTTACAGAAGCCCTGGAAGAATGTGCGCAGAGTTGTGATATCACCGGACTTAATTATTTGAGTGGAAGATATGAACTTGAGCATGAGCTGCATCCGGGAAAAACGGTACTTGGGACAGAAACATATCCAGCGGATATTGAAAATCTGTGGGAGAAAGTTACAAAATATCCACATGTTATTGGCGATTTTACCTGGACAGGTTATGACTATATCGGCGAAGCAGGAGTAGGAATTTTCCATTATGATGGAAAAGAGAATTTTACAAGTATCTATCCGGAAAGACTGGGTTATATCGGAGATATAGATTTAATTGGAAATCGCAGACCAATCAGTTATTTCAGGGAGATTGTATATGGATTGACAAATCAGCCATACATTGCGGTAGAACGTATGGAGCATAGGGGACAGACAGCAAGCAAAACTGCATGGATGTTTAAAGACAATATCAGTAGCTGGACTTGGAAAGGGTATGAAGGAGAAAAGGCCAGTGTTGATGTATATTCATCAGGAGATGAAGTAGAATTGTTTTTAAATGGTAAATCTCTTGGTAGAAAGCCAGCTGGAAAAAAATTTCATTACACAGCAACATATGAAGTGACATATGAGTCAGGAACTTTAAAGGCAATAGCATATGAGTCAGGGAAAGAGATAGGGAAGTATGAACTTGTCACTGCTGATTCGGTAAAAAGGCTAAAGGCTTGTCGTGTTACCGAGAATGAACGTGATGTAGCATACGTAAAAGTGTGGTTAGAAGATGAACATGGTATTTGTAATCCACAAGAAACACAGAGGAGAATAATTCATGCTAAGGTTACGGGAAATGGTGTGCTAGAGGGATTTGGTACAGCCAATCCTTCAAGCGAAGAAGATTATTTTTCAGATACAGTAACAACTTTTGAAGGAAGTGCATTAGCTGTGGTTAGATGGAAAGATTTAAATTCGAAAGAACCTGCAGTCCTTCGGTTGTGGACGGACGATGAAATTGAGGTATGTGTAAATATTTAG
- a CDS encoding helix-turn-helix domain-containing protein, with translation MASSYTVNNIIEQDNLNSGINSYIKILTPIQFTLETCCQSDDNAYLNFLMTSPRENTFYHFQTKKEIHQFNIRAPHIHDFYELLIVLDGEIHQQIEQSDLVFHSGNCCLMNHNIVHKEVFSSDATLLFIGMSKELVKQLSDDEQKVYFPDIEKPGINPILKFLTDNLDNPDTKEYLDFLPALNNKDWYHTLHAITDNILRAIMFPKLGSTYIIKGMLLELFDYLADSTHFHFTPVHVEADNDFILFSHICHLLEDTDGRISRSELEQILNYSGNYLNTIVKKYTHKCLFDYGQTFCMKKAATLLKETSFSISEIMEELHFTNTTHFYKCFKEHYHMTPNQFRVANRTK, from the coding sequence ATGGCTTCATCCTATACAGTTAATAATATTATCGAACAGGATAATTTAAATAGTGGTATTAACTCCTATATCAAGATACTGACACCTATTCAGTTCACTCTCGAAACATGCTGTCAGTCAGATGATAATGCTTATCTCAATTTCTTGATGACATCACCACGTGAAAATACTTTTTATCATTTTCAAACAAAAAAAGAAATACACCAATTTAATATCCGAGCTCCACATATCCACGACTTCTATGAATTATTAATTGTTTTAGACGGAGAAATCCACCAGCAGATAGAACAATCTGATCTTGTGTTTCATAGTGGGAATTGTTGCTTAATGAACCATAATATCGTCCATAAGGAGGTCTTTTCTTCAGACGCAACACTCTTATTTATAGGTATGTCAAAAGAACTTGTAAAACAACTGTCTGATGATGAACAAAAAGTATATTTTCCAGATATCGAAAAACCAGGGATAAATCCTATATTAAAGTTTCTTACAGACAATCTAGATAATCCTGACACAAAAGAATATTTAGATTTTCTTCCCGCACTTAATAATAAAGACTGGTACCACACTCTTCACGCAATTACCGACAATATTTTACGTGCAATTATGTTTCCAAAACTTGGTTCCACTTATATTATAAAGGGTATGCTTTTAGAATTGTTTGACTATCTGGCAGATTCTACACATTTTCACTTTACACCGGTTCACGTAGAAGCTGACAATGATTTTATATTATTTTCTCATATTTGCCATTTATTAGAAGATACAGATGGAAGAATCTCTCGCTCCGAATTGGAACAGATATTAAACTATAGTGGCAATTATCTGAACACGATTGTAAAAAAATATACCCACAAATGTCTGTTTGATTATGGTCAAACTTTCTGTATGAAAAAAGCTGCTACATTACTAAAAGAAACATCTTTCTCTATTTCAGAAATTATGGAAGAATTGCATTTTACTAATACAACTCATTTTTATAAATGCTTCAAAGAACACTATCATATGACTCCAAATCAATTTAGGGTTGCTAACAGAACCAAATAG